The Deinococcus wulumuqiensis R12 genome has a window encoding:
- a CDS encoding anthranilate synthase component II: MSAPPLHLLLIDNYDSFTYNLVQYFGLLGCELTVWRNDAFTLDDVRRLGPDGIVVSPGPCTPLEAGLSVDVVRELGPQYPLLGVCLGHQSIGQAFGARVERARRPVHGKTSAVRHGGEDLFAGLPDDVRVTRYHSLVVRDLPPELQATAWASDPEEEVVMALRHREYPIYGVQFHPESVETQEGLRMLDNFLTLVRERQARGAA; the protein is encoded by the coding sequence ATGTCTGCACCCCCCCTGCACCTGCTCCTGATCGACAACTACGACTCGTTCACCTACAACCTCGTGCAGTACTTCGGCTTGCTGGGCTGTGAGCTGACGGTGTGGCGCAACGACGCCTTCACGCTCGACGACGTGCGGCGGCTCGGCCCAGACGGCATCGTGGTGTCGCCCGGTCCCTGCACGCCGCTGGAGGCGGGCCTGAGCGTGGACGTGGTGCGCGAGCTGGGGCCGCAGTACCCGCTGCTGGGCGTGTGCCTGGGCCACCAGAGCATCGGGCAGGCGTTCGGGGCGCGGGTGGAGCGGGCGCGGCGTCCGGTGCATGGCAAAACCAGCGCGGTGCGGCACGGCGGCGAGGACCTGTTCGCCGGTCTGCCGGACGACGTGCGCGTCACCCGTTACCACTCGCTGGTGGTGCGCGACCTGCCGCCCGAACTGCAAGCGACCGCCTGGGCGAGCGACCCCGAGGAAGAGGTGGTCATGGCGCTGCGGCACCGCGAATACCCCATCTACGGCGTGCAGTTTCACCCCGAGAGCGTAGAAACCCAGGAGGGCCTGCGGATGCTGGACAACTTTCTGACCCTGGTGCGGGAGCGGCAGGCACGGGGGGCAGCATGA
- a CDS encoding peroxidase-related enzyme: MPTTQSRLSFLAVPTEDTAHEGVKKLWTKAEANMGFVPNVFRAQSLNGEQFLAWWNYFNLLVNKEGFLSNAERELLAVVVSGLNRCVYCAVSHGAALREFDGDAAKADAVAVNWRQADLTGREQVLCAYAEKLTRHPDQMTEADLEPLRAAGLSDEAILEAVQVIAMFNMTNRVSSALGFVPNPEYHTQSR, from the coding sequence ATGCCCACAACCCAGTCCCGGCTGTCTTTCCTTGCCGTTCCCACCGAAGACACCGCTCATGAAGGGGTGAAAAAGCTCTGGACCAAGGCCGAGGCCAACATGGGCTTTGTCCCCAACGTGTTCCGGGCGCAGTCTCTCAACGGTGAGCAGTTTCTGGCGTGGTGGAACTACTTCAACCTGCTGGTGAACAAGGAAGGCTTTCTCTCCAATGCCGAGCGTGAGCTGCTGGCGGTGGTGGTCAGCGGCCTGAACCGCTGCGTGTACTGCGCGGTCAGCCACGGGGCGGCCCTGCGCGAGTTTGACGGCGACGCGGCGAAGGCCGACGCGGTGGCCGTCAACTGGCGGCAGGCTGACCTGACCGGGCGCGAGCAGGTGCTGTGCGCCTACGCCGAGAAGCTGACGCGCCACCCGGACCAGATGACCGAAGCGGACCTGGAACCCCTGCGCGCCGCCGGCCTGAGCGACGAGGCGATTCTAGAAGCGGTGCAGGTCATTGCCATGTTCAACATGACCAACCGGGTGAGCAGCGCCCTGGGCTTCGTTCCCAACCCCGAGTACCACACCCAGAGCCGCTGA